One Triticum dicoccoides isolate Atlit2015 ecotype Zavitan chromosome 3B, WEW_v2.0, whole genome shotgun sequence genomic window, ATAGCAAAGGTCACCCAAGACTCAACTGGCCAAGATGAGAGCGGCCAGAACTAGCAGCAGATCCAACAGACCAAAACAGTCCAACAATTTGCTTCTGATGTCTTTGGCAAAACAGACCAAAACACTGGAGACcaacaattttttattttttttactcaACCTCCAATCCAACAGACCATGCCCGAAACAGGGCCAGTGTCAACAGCAGCAGAGGCCAAAACGTGTCCCGAGATGCCACGCACAGGATAACACACGAAGCGGCCTCGACACGAATCGAGGCGGCGGTTGACTGGTGTTCACGGATGGACGGGCGGAAGAGGCAGATGCGAGCCTGCAGGGGTCGCCGGCGGCACTGAAGAACCAGCACGCGAAAATCGGGCGTGTCCGACGGGCGAGAGATGGAGCGGagccggcggcggccggaggagcAGCGCCGGATAGGCAGCGGGCGGCGGCCTGATCACCGGCGACGGCGGAGGGCCTTCTCGGGGGTGGCCTGGCAGGAAGGAAGGGCCGGCGCCCTGGGCGAGGTGATACCCGCGATCTCCCTGGTACTCCCGATCTTCCCTTGACCCTCGATCCCTTCTTCTCACCCTTCGATCTGGTTGTGGAGTGGTGAAGAGAGGTGGCTAGATGTGGTAGCGTGAGGAGAAGTGGTGGTGCTGGGGCTGGATCGGGCAGGCTGGCGTGGCAAAACAGCAGCAGCGGACAGCCACGGGGAAGAAGCAGTGGATGCCGGCAGGGAAGAAGACAGCGACGGCCAAGAGTACCGGCTGACGCGAGATGGGATCGGATGAAGCACGAGTTGCGCGTGCGCCTAAAGCtctaggtggtgtttggttctctagtcctaggactttttctagtccctgggaCTTTTTGGAAAAGACCctcaaggaggtgcttctaaggacttttagtAAAAAGTCTCAAAAAAGTCCCaccctgtttggtttgctagggactttttctagtcccaacacaAAAAAGTCTCTGAAACCAAACACCCCCCTAataccatgttggaaatatgcaacTTATATTATTAGGAGGCCAATGCCAACATATGTACACATACATGAGAATGCCAAAAGGCTTCAAGAGGATGCCAAAAAACTAGAATGTAAAAGGCCAAAAGACATCACTTAATATAACTCTAACAGTTTCTACCAGATACGCCCTGCATAGCTGGAACTGGTGCAGTTATTCCTTGTTATAACTTTTGATATTCTTAACTTGTACTAATAGAGCTTCAATCATATGAATCTGTCCCATGTGACATTAAAAATGGTGAAACTAGTGACCGTTGACATCATGAACGACCATATGCTCTTATTAACTAATTTATTGACATCATGTTAGGAGCACGTATCAGTAACATTGGTGTAGCTTGCTCTGGGTGACCTTTAATATATCAATGCAGTGACTCGTATTATTCTTGCACCTCCTCTGTTTTACATTTTATTGCTTTCTAATCAACATTTGTGCACTGCAAGCTGCTTATTTCTTTTGCTCCTCCCCCATTTACTGCAGGAGGATACTATATCTATCAACCATAATTGGTTCAATGCCTACAACCTTCATTGGGTGGTGAGTAGACGTGTATATGTCAAGTTTATTTCACAGACTAACATAATTCTTGTTAAAGAGTACAAATTCACAGTGGAACTTGCTTCATGAAGACCACAAAGTTGCAAAAGAGTATATTGAAGACATCCGCGATATATGTGATAATTTTGAGGCGCTTTGTCAACGCAACTTGGCAGCAAATACAGGTAAGATTCTAATGTGTGGATTAATCACCTGAACAATCAAATGGCGTGTTTACCTTCTCTGCTAACATGCTGTTGTTTTCTTTTTTCAGGCATGAACTTCTATGATTTCTTCATTTTTATCACACGGTTTGTTTTGGCCAATGTAATTGAGCTTTACCATGTCCAAGAGCCCGAGGATGCTAAAGTCAATTCACCAGAAGCCACTCACCATTATGTGTATAACCTTATGCAAATTCGGGAAGTTGCATCTAAAATGATTTCTGCAGAGGCTTTTAGTATTGAGAATCTTTGTGTTATCTCTGAAGGAAATCGGAGTGCTATGTCAGATGTTACAAAAATATTAAAAGACGATGGCTTCAGAAGGCTATGGATGACATTGTCCGAGGCGTATGAATGCATTCGCAGGGGGCAAAGAATTTTGTACAAAGTGAGGTATTTAAATCAGAAAGGCTGTTTGTCGGTGACCTGTTCGAAATCTGATTGTAATGTTGTTGATCGCATTACTTATTTTATGCGTGAAATTCGTGGACCTGAGGATCTGGTGAGGTTAATTGATACTGCTCTACCCGAGAGATGATTGTAAGCGCATAATGCGTGCGTAAACTTCCATGCATTTATCACGACTGTTGGATTTTCATAACCAGAAGGACTATGCGGGGACTACATAACCAGCCCATTTTGGAAGGACTTcgcggggctccatggcatccccaTTGGTTATCTTTATGGTTTGCCTAAAAAAGAAGAACTTCATAgttcttagagcatcttcaacaggtgACGTGTCTTGGTCACACAAAAGTAGTTTTACATCACCCAATAGTGTATTATACATCAGCTCGAGCATTTTTGCTTCAACCGATGATGTAAATTGCACACGATCATTGCATACATTTTGTGATAAAGGATgttttattacttaaaaggtttaagcattacaCCTAGCCTCTGCATAATTGAGATGCACACAACCATAATCAATATCAAGTTCCAAAAAATTGAAAAAGGCAGAATACAAGTAATCATGTGGACACTGTATAACGTAGCCGTAGGAAGGCCAATTCAAAGATCATACTGCCATCCATTGGGTAAAAATATCCTTCGTTGTAGCCTCTAAGCATGTACACACCTTCGTAAACAGGTCTCGATACTCCATAGTTGCTCCCttgatggttttggtaattcatgtcaacagacattgttggactaacattttcatCTAGTGTATTTCAGAAAAGTTAAACATTGGCATGGCAAGGATAGGTGATTGTGGACCcctaaaaatgctaaggacatggATTGGCAAAAGCTTTAATCCactacatttttggttaagtgatccaagatcacattaagtccataggaaagccaatactattaaaaggagatGAGGTTTTGATCATGACTTAGTTGCTCAAGTGCTTGAAGATATTGCTTCAAAACCCTCAACCATTTTCTCCAAATCCTATTTGTCCAAACCCTAAAAGTCCAACTCGGTCCCACCGAATCTTATACACCtggacccaccgagttgatcctAGACAGAGCCAcagccaaaccctaacaaaatggtTCCACCAAGATGacgttcggtcccaccgaaatgaggtgACCAAGTTTCAGTAACCCATTCACACCTTTTCGGAATTACCGAGTTGGTTTGATCGGAAATACCGAAATGAGGTCTCGCTTAGGTCATCACACATCGGTTTCATCGAGTTGTtccatttggtctcaccgagacaCCCAACGTTCGAATCTTTTACACAGGTCGGTCTCATTGAGATTTTCGTTTCAGTGTCACCGAGTTAAGTCAAAAGGTTATAACGCTTGGACTCTTGGtgaaggctatttatacccctccacccccactCACTCGAAGAGGGAGCCATCAGAACGaaactacacttccaccattcattttctgagagaaaaccacctactcatgtgttgagatcaaggcattgaatccaaccatttgaaccttgatttctagcctccccAGAGTTGCTTTCCATTCTAACCCTTCTCCTATCCAAGCCAAATCTTTGAGAGAgtgattgagtgttgaggagactatcatttgaagcacaagagcaaggagttcatcatcaacaacaccctctattaccttttggagagtgttgtctccatatttggttaggtgtcacttaggagcctccaggatcatgtggagttgaaccaaggagtttgtaagggcaaggagaccgcctacttcgGAAGATCTACCTTGAGTGAGACTAGTCCTTCATTGACgtaagccatggtggaatagacgagATTGATTCTTCattgacccttcgtgggtggagccctttgcggactcgcgcaaccattatcctccatgggttgaagtctccatcaacatggacgtacgatagcaccacctatcggaacaatGCCAAAAATCAATGTGTCTTCATTGTGTTTAATCTTCCCATCTCTACCCCTTTAATTTCCGCACATTTGCATGTTGCATTAAGATACGCATGTGTAGAGAGTGTTGATCGTATCTTAACTACTGTCAAAATCTGCCTAAACTTCAAGAAAACTAAAAACTGCACCTTTGGTTTGTTAagtgtctattcaccccctctagacctatCTTCTCGATCCTAGATATGGTATCAGAGCTTTTGTCtctattgccttggtttaatcaccattggaggaagatggatgtgtctacgttggggagtcttaggtgtagagtgcctattcttgatggagagtactatAATTCTTGGACGAATGGAATGCTTGATATCTTTATGAATTTAACTTGAGCAAGTATATTCATAGCCCTTATGTGCCTCCTATTGATCCCTTGCACCCCAATCATGAAGAAGAAATTGACATGCTTCGTAATCTTAGAACCATCAATTTTATCATTCGAGGATTACCTAAAATCATGCTTGTTTGTATGCAAAACTTTGAGTGTGCATATACTTTGCGGATGGACATGGAAATGCGCTATCCCAGATACTCAATAAAGAACCTTGATGAGATCCTTCATAAAACTATTGCTTTTCATAAGATGAAGCCGAGTGATCCTAAATTTGATGATTGtctaaccttatgcgtgccaaaggtgaTGTTAGAACCATTAGCAATATCATAATagaagccattagaattcataatCTTGAACATTGTCATAATCATGGAACTAATGAATCCATTACCCTATGTGATGATCATATACATGTTGATGATGACAACGTTGAACATGGCtattatgatgaggatgaagagtttGACATTGAATATGAGAAGACTATGAGAAATCTTAGTATCATGGCAAATCTTCGAGATTACATGGACAGAGGAAAGCAAtggattcttgatagtggatgcaccgatcacatgaccgaagaTAGAGACATACTTTGTGAGCTTGCTAAGAATGATGGTCCACGCAAGTATGTGACTTTTGGAGACAACTCCAAGGGTAAGgtacttggccttggtaaggtggccatatccaatgatagctccattcaaaatgttatgcttgttgaatctcttggatacaatctTCTTTCGATATATAGACTAGCCGACTTTGGTTAAAATATTCTATTTATCGAAGTaggttgccaagtgtttcgtcaagATAATTATAATATGGCCTTTACCGCcattcgtagaggtgatctatacattgttgaattCACTAAGAGATCCCAACCTCGTACATGTCTTATTGAAAAATCTTCTAAACGTTGGTTATGGCATATACGGCTAGGACACTTTGGCATGTGAAATCTTGATAAACTTGTTAAAGGAGATCAAATTCTTGGTGTTAAAGGTGTTATCTTTGACAAGGATAAACTTtgtagtgcttgccaagcaggaaaacaactTGCAGGAAGTCATCCcgtaaagaacatcatgaccacaaggagaccacttgagctacttcatatggatctctttggtcccaatgcttacATGAGTCTTGGTGGTAACCCTTTCGGCtaggtcatagttgatgatttttctagATTTACGTGAGTGTTTTTCCTCGATGAAAAATCACAggtacaaaagatcttcaagaacttcactaggaaggcccaaaatcaattcaaggtgaatatcaagaaggttcggagcgataaCAGAACGAAGTTCAAGAATGCCAATGTGGATACTTTTGTTGACGAAGAAGgtatctcacatgagttctcgactacgtacacacctcaacaaaatggagttgttgataggAAAAATCATacccttatcgagatggcaagaacgatgctagatgaatacaagacgccaaaacacttttgagcggaagcggttgagacgacTTGTCATGCTACAATTCAACTTTATCTTCACAAGGTTCTTGGTAAAACAACATAcgagctactcaccggtaacaagccactTGTTGGATAGTTTCGAGTTTTTTGCTCAaaatgttacattcttgataagtatCGTTGTTCAAAATATGCTCCTAAATCCCATGAAGTTTTCTACTCAGTTAcggatcaaactctcacacataccgtatctacaacaatttcacccaaaaagtTGAAGAGACAGTACATGTGAACTTTgacgaatctaatggctcgcaagtcgaGCAATTACCAATTTGTAACATCCTAAAATTTTGAATTTTGGAATGTTAATTATTTAAATAAGTTTAGTTATAACTTGCGTGCGATGCTTGCTCTTAGTTAATTTGACTAGGATTTAAAATTTTGGAGTTTTTTGAATGTTGAAATGAGAGGTAATAAAAGGAATTTCCCAACTATTCATTTCGGATTTCATTTGTATTTTATTATTTGAAACAAATCCAACTCAAAAATGAAAGATAAAGGAGAGAAGGTAATATGACTCCTTCAATATAAAAGGGGTTGGGAAATGTTTTAAATTTATTTTGATATGTTTTTTGGATTTAAAATATTTTTAGAAACACAAGGTTTATAAAAATATTATAtgtattttattttagtttttgagctggaaaaatgttcactattttctcTATTAGTATATATAGTTTTTAGAAACTTCTTTTTTTAAAGTAATATGCTATAAATACCCTATTACTTTAAAAAATTGCAAATGATAATTACATACATTTTTTAATAAAGGATGTGATGAGGCACAGACTAGCGAGACGCTAAATCGGTGTcgacggcccgatctttcacggcgatACAAGATGAGCACTTCTTTCCCAGTGTTCCTCCTCGCAACCTCCAATAACAATCTCTACCGATGGATCAGTGATGGGAGGCTCCGCTCCGCTCCCTCTCGCTCCGCTCCCTCTCGCCTGACCCAGCCacccgccagccccgccgccgttGAATCCCTGATGGCAACCCTCTTCCATAGCCCTCCTCCTCCCAGCCAACCACCCCCGGCCATGGCGTCCGCAAGCGCTGACCCTGTCGAGCCCCAAGCGACCCTCTCCGGCGACCGCATGTCCTCTGGCAGCCGCTGGTCGGACTCGAAGAGTGAGTCCTCGCTGCGCTCGTACAGCAACGTCGCCCGCGCTTCGCCATCCCCCTCCGTGCCGCTGGCGCCCCCACCCCGCGGGCCACAGGCCCTGCTCGGGCGCACGCCTCGACCCACCTTGGTCCTTGCTCAGAGGTACACGGCGTATCCGGCGGAGTCCAGGTCGACGCCGATGGATATCAGCAACCGCGACGCAGGCATCGGCAGCGCCGTCCATGCCAGGTCGAAGAGCCTAGCCCGCCCCGCTGCGCCGGCGCAGCCCCTCCCCGGAGGAGGTCGCGGGACTCTGCTTTCGCTGCCTCGACCACCGCCATCGTGTGCGGGACTGCACCAACGACATCAGGTGCCGACGTTGCCTTGTCTCCGGCCATGACTCGCGCTCCTGCGACGCCTTCGTCACGCAGCCTCGCCCCACAACTGGCCGCGCCGGACCGACCGTTTGGGAGCATGCTCCAGTCCAAGCCACCcccccgccaccgccccccttgccGCCTGCAGCCCAGCAGGTCGCCACGTCAGCAGCGCGCGTGCAGGAGCCAGTCCGTGTGATCATGGCGCACTCTGTCGAGATGGAAGAGGCCGAGGCGGTCTTGAGCCGCGCCATGGTTGCATGCATCACCGGCAACAGGCCACGCGTGTCCGCCATTGAGGTCTCCGACGTGCTGCTTGACACCTTCGACCTCGCCGACGGCGACTTCACCGTCCATGCCCACCATCCCGAGGACTTCTTAATCCTATTTAGCTCCCACACAACCAAGCGCCGGCTGGACGGCGACCACTTCATCAACTCGCCACGCTTCTCCCTCTCCCTCAGGCCCTGGAGCAAGCTGGCTCACGCCGGGTCCGACGAGTTCGAGTTTTGCGTCGAGCTGGAGCTTCGTGGCATCCAGGCCCAGGCTTGGCACCTTTCCACCACCGAGCACATCCTGGGAGCGAGCTGCTGGATTGAGCGTCTCCAACACCCTAATTATCACCCATCTGCCACCAGAAGAGGTTGCCACTGCTGTTGTAGGCCCTTCTTTTCAAATCAGAAACCCAGCGGAAGGTACATTTCATTGTCTTCCTCACACGTTCAAACAACTAGATGACACCTTGAATTTTCCGTATTTCCATGCAGAAAACCTTTTCCGTATCATTTACCTGCAAAAAGTCATGTGACAGATACTTACTTTCCATTGTGATGCAAATCAACATTCTGCCCGTGAAAAGAACATTTCCCACAACTTCAATATTGTATTGAAATTTCACTTTGTATGATAGAAATTGATGCAAGACACCTTTGTGCCGTGATTCCGATTTCATATGTGACATATTACCAAGCTCTGGACAAATTCAGTTCCCTGCGTTCACTAAAACAAAAACCTTATGTTCTCGCTGTTCCAACAAGCACAGATCCTTCTGTGGGCGCTGCGGCACAGGAAAAAGTTTGTCCTGCTGTCACAACTGGACATCAAATGCCTCCATGCCTCCTCAGCAATGGTAATTTTGCTTCGCCCAAAACTTCTAATTGCTTTCTGCAACTTCAACTCTTAACATGTACTGGTTTCATACATATTCCCCCAAAAAGCTATCAAGAATCCGATAACGATATATGGTTGTCACATATTGCAGCTGGCCCTAGCAATTGGCAAAACCGTCAAAATGTCTGGAAAGCATCGAAGCCAAAGATAGAGCAGGACATTCTGCTTCCAATATTTCATCCTATAACAATAGACCGTCCATCTTCTTCAAATGTAGATAAATGTTACAAAGAGATGACAGAATGCATCAAAACAGACCGTGAGAGGTGCTGCACTGATTCTTTTCATACCACCGTTACATTTCATCAAACTATTTTCCAAAAAAATTCAGCATCAAAATTGAAAATcttgcttccacatgtgcttgcTTGAAAACTTGCTTGTCCTATAGACGATACGAAAAACAAAACCACTACAAGTTATAACTGTTCTGATGTTATCATCATCCTTATTGATTCACCTTCTATCTGATATTTCTGAGCACGTAGAAATGTTTGTAGTATAATATGACTCACTTTGCATTTGCCAATCAGGAAATGGATTTCTTTGAGGGCCCCTTACAACCTTGAGATGACTGGTCATGCTGTCTGCAGGAGTTATGCTCCAGGGAAAATGATGAAAAGCAACGGCATGTCGGTTGCTGTTTACGCTCTGACCACAAAGGACAACAAGCTATACCCAAATGGAATTCCTTGCTGGAGGGCTCTATTTGGCCCATATTTTGCGGTATGCCTCATAAGAAATACTTCCCACATGCTGAACTACAATTCATAGAAATAGACTCATTTGTAATTTCTTCTGCTTCTTCCGGGATGAGTTCTTGACAAACCGCGACAACCCTAACCCAAACAGATTCTTCTGGATGTTCGATCCAAACAAGCTCCCCTACAAAATGGAAAGAATGCCAGAAAGTAAGCACCACCTTAATTTGACATACTCAAAGCCTACAAATGTTATATCACAAACACCATGCATCGATCTGCAAGATGAGCACCCCATAATATCTTTTAACACTTTCCTTGTAAATTTTCCAGTTAATGACAATACTCGATGACAACAATGGGTGGTGCGTCTATGAGGTTGACATAGCTGCTCGCACGCTCCATGTAATGGATCCAATGATGACCACATCAAACGAGGGGAGTATGGAGAGGAAACACCAGAAAAACGctaaatacatgcttcactgcCTGTGCAAGTGCCTCCGTGAATGGTATCCAAACTGGCATTTCTCTACATTTCAATGGACTTACAAGTACAACTACGGCATGCACCCCAGCTGCAGCAGGTataaccccaccccacccccccacCCTCCAATAAAACTACACAATAACTGTATACTTGTGTCGATCTAATCTTCAAATAAATCTTCTCAGGGAATAGAGCGGCTTCTACGTGCTACACTACATTAAGGAGTTTGATGGAGTTCGGCTGAAAACCTTTCCCACACATGTACGCTGTGCCGTTTACAAAATTGGTTTTGGTTTTCAGTTCCATCTNNNNNNNNNNNNNNNNNNNNNNNNNNNNNNNNNNNNNNNNNNNNNNNNNNNNNNNNNNNNNNNNNNNNNNNNNNNNNNNNNNNNNNNNNNNNNNNNNNNNNNNNNNNNNNNNNNNNNNNNNNNNNNNNNNNNNNNNNNNNNNNNNNNNNNNNNNNNNNNNNNNNNNNNNNNNNNNNNNNNNNNNNNNNNNNNNNNNNNNNNNNNNNNNNNNNNNNNNNNNNNNNNNNNNNNNNNNNNNNNNNNNNNNNNNNNNNNNNNNNNNNNNNNNNNNNNNNNNNNNNNNNNNNNNNNNNNNNNNNNNNNNNNNNNNNNNNNNNNNNNNNNNNNNNNNNNNNNNNNNNNNNNNNNNNNNNNNNNNNNNNNNNNNNNNNNNNNNNNNNNNNNNNNNNNNNNNNNNNNNNNNNNNNNNNNNNNNNNNNNNNNNNNNNNNNNNNNNNNNNNNNNNNNNNNNNNNNNNNNNNNNNNNNNNNNNNNNNNNNNNNNNNNNNNNNNNNNNNNNNNNNNNNNNNNNNNNNNNNNNNNNNNNNNNAGTTTCACCGCTTCTATAGCGCGTAAACTCTACTTCTGCTTATGTATCCTTCCCTCGTTTTAATACTTATTTATGTAATAACGGCTGAGACTATGGCTGCTACTAAGCCTAATTGGCCGCCCTATCATCATGTAATCGACTATTATGCTACTCTATGAATGGCCCTGTCGCCAGAACTATGTCGTAGCATTTCACCTCGCAAATTTCTGGGGCCTATTTAGAAGTACATTTAGCATTTGGTTTCTTTTTGCCTAAACTACCATTACAATGGAAAAAAAAACTAACATAATACATGGTAATAAAATTCTTGCACTCACCTCCACTGCAAATCTTCAATCCGTGGGCAAAAAACACTTCCCAGTGTACCAGTCCACTGTTCATACTAGTCTTCAATCTCTTGTAACCGATGGAGTTTTCCTACAAAATATGAGTGCTTTGGCGTCAGCATATCTACATACCCCACAAATTTCCTTGAAGAAAATGCTTTACAAGTGACTAGATGTGGGCATGCCTACAAAAATCTGGCACCAAACAAACTTCAAAAACCTACTGTACGTCCTAAATTGTGAATAATCAACGCGAACATGAAAAACACGAGACATACTAAAAATTAGACCGGAAGTTTTTTAACCATATTTGACAAGATACCCTATATACGCAACTACATATGTACAAACACATTCATAACCTGACTGTGGCACCAACTACATATGAATTGTTTGCCAATGTAAACAAAATGTCTTCAAAACATTAATTTACTTTTTATTTCTATAATGCAACCACTAGCTTAAATTTTTTTTTGCTCAATGCACATCCATCCACCCCCCACCCCCGACCCCCCAGGAAAAACAACAACAAGCACAACAAAAAACTCCGACATGATTTTAATAATACAAGTTTCTTCCCACCCGGGCTTACATTTGGCAACAAAAAAATGTGAGCGTTGCCCATGGTCATATATTTGAGCATTGGAATTCAAATAAAAAACGAAAACTTCGTTGTGAGAACCACCAAAAAGGATATCAAAACAATCACTCTCGTCCGTCCACATAAAACCCCACTTCAAACGACAAAATCTACTCAATCATTGACCGAAAAACAATCTGCAATCTAGTTAAAACAATTCTTGACATGATATCACATCGTACGGGATCACACGTGACATACTTCCACACAATTATTGACCTTCTCGTAACAAAATACATCGCCACTTAAAAATACTACGTGCAAGCTTGCAATATACCTATCTCAACTGATCACCCATTGCCACGTAAAAAAAGATATATCATCTGTCCGGTGTAGAAAAAAACATCCACTCAAACTAAGCAAGGTCTTGACATCAAAACAGATCAAACAGTGCACACAGACTAATACACCATACATAGCATACGTCCACACAACCAAATGGTCCTCAATTTCATCATACATCCCCTAACTCGAAAAACTACATGCTGACATGCAAGATAATTTAGATCATCACACCAGCACTGCAGTTTAGATAAAACACCCCCCGATAGCAAAGCAAACTCCACTGTTGCCAAATTACATCAGTCACCCCTGGTCTTCCTCCAGAGCAGCCCGCAAGACATGGTCAGCCAAGAAATTCCCCTGCTCATCCTGCAGACGAAATACCTCGAACACAGCTGTTTGTCAGAAAATAGCCAGGTTTTTCTGCATAATTTTCATTTATCCATACCACAGCAATAAAAGAAACAACTCCGAGAATCCAAATAAGAGCATCAACTAATATTACAACATGCATTTCAATTTGACAAAATCCAAACTGTCTGACCTTTGTCAATGGCCACACCATCTTTTCCCCGTCGTACTGCCTAATCGCATGGAGCATGCACATTCCAGACTCATCCCTAAATATAATGGTCGAACAACAACACACCTTCAACTTCCGTCTAATCTTGATAATAAGAAATGTACTGAAGATGGTTTACCTTGTGAAAACATCACATGTTATCCTTGGGAACTTGCGTTTCCATCTATCAGATGTACAATGCCATTTCGCCCAGTACTCATTGAGACAACTGAACAGTGCTTCATGAATCTGTGACACAGCCTCCTCGTGTGTCGCGTGCCGCTTCTCTGCTCCCACCACTTGGGAGCACAACGGATCCAAAATATGAATCTCTTTCCTGATCATGTCCCACATATATGCAGCCCATCCATGGTCAAGAATTACTGGGGTGTAGAACTACAAACAACAAACCAACTATAAGAACTTAAGGCATTTGCCTTCTACAAACAACAATAATGGCATCAACTTACCGTCTGGCATGCTGTGATGACATGATGCGCCTCTGAAAGTTGCAACTGCACAGCCTTCATATGTACGACCTTTTCCCCAGCAAGAGCATGAGTCTAATTCATGGACGGGACATGCGACAACAAAAAAAACCTCATGACTACCACCGAACAGTGTCATAAGATGTGACAAAAacgatttttaaaaaaaatatgcaTAACATATACTAACCGAGAAGTCGGGTTCAAGTACTTCCCTCCATAGGAGATGCTTGTTCACATATTGGGCTGCAACATCAAGCTGATTAAACCTGCTGACTGCAAGGACAGCTACCTCATGATCAAGTGGATGCTCCCCCAAAATTTGCTGCTTAACATATACTGCGTTTACTCGCAGCATCCGCGGATATTTGTGCTCCAACCATATACTGAACAACACATAAGCATCAGCCACCtactgacaaaagatcttccatcaTTACATTATAAAAAAGCATAATTTAAATACCTGTCCAGGTCACTATCATTGTCTCTGGTAATCCATTTGTTGAACCTATTCACCAAAGGCATAGGCGCAGGCTCCGGCAGACCCCCACTTACCCATGGGTTGCGTGCAAAACTTGCAGACATCGCATACTTCCTTCTCGGCAACGTAGTTTCCATTTTCCCAAAATATACAATGTTTGGCTCTTCTTCAGCAGTATCATACAGACATCGAACCGTGTCAACAATCACTTGGGCATACACACCAAT contains:
- the LOC119275978 gene encoding uncharacterized protein LOC119275978 isoform X1, giving the protein MIEIDARHLCAVIPISYVTYYQALDKFSSLRSLKQKPYVLAVPTSTDPSVGAAAQEKVCPAVTTGHQMPPCLLSNAGPSNWQNRQNVWKASKPKIEQDILLPIFHPITIDRPSSSNVDKCYKEMTECIKTDRERKWISLRAPYNLEMTGHAVCRSYAPGKMMKSNGMSVAVYALTTKDNKLYPNGIPCWRALFGPYFALMTILDDNNGWCVYEVDIAARTLHVMDPMMTTSNEGSMERKHQKNAKYMLHCLCKCLREWYPNWHFSTFQWTYKYNYGMHPSCSRE
- the LOC119275978 gene encoding uncharacterized protein LOC119275978 isoform X2 is translated as MIEIDARHLCAVIPISYVTYYQALDKFSSLRSLKQKPYVLAVPTSTDPSVGAAAQEKVCPAVTTGHQMPPCLLSNAGPSNWQNRQNVWKASKPKIEQDILLPIFHPITIDRPSSSNVDKCYKEMTECIKTDRERSYAPGKMMKSNGMSVAVYALTTKDNKLYPNGIPCWRALFGPYFALMTILDDNNGWCVYEVDIAARTLHVMDPMMTTSNEGSMERKHQKNAKYMLHCLCKCLREWYPNWHFSTFQWTYKYNYGMHPSCSRE
- the LOC119275978 gene encoding uncharacterized protein LOC119275978 isoform X3, with the translated sequence MPPCLLSNAGPSNWQNRQNVWKASKPKIEQDILLPIFHPITIDRPSSSNVDKCYKEMTECIKTDRERKWISLRAPYNLEMTGHAVCRSYAPGKMMKSNGMSVAVYALTTKDNKLYPNGIPCWRALFGPYFALMTILDDNNGWCVYEVDIAARTLHVMDPMMTTSNEGSMERKHQKNAKYMLHCLCKCLREWYPNWHFSTFQWTYKYNYGMHPSCSRE
- the LOC119281263 gene encoding uncharacterized protein LOC119281263, with protein sequence MKAVQLQLSEAHHVITACQTFYTPVILDHGWAAYMWDMIRKEIHILDPLCSQVVGAEKRHATHEEAVSQIHEALFSCLNEYWAKWHCTSDRWKRKFPRITCDVFTR